A region from the Prionailurus viverrinus isolate Anna chromosome E2, UM_Priviv_1.0, whole genome shotgun sequence genome encodes:
- the CES4A gene encoding carboxylesterase 4A → MSWILYLSLTLCLMVQTALGAQHTKEPLVITKYGTLQGKQMHIGKTPINVFLGVPFSRPPVGVLRFAAPEPPEPWEGIKNATTYAPACLQESWGQITSMYFNTRKQYKWLRFSEDCLYLNVYAPVRARGDAPLPVMVWFPGGAFLVGSASTYDGTQLASREKVVLVLLQHRLGILGFLSTGDSQARGNWALLDQVAALRWVQENIAAFGGDPRCVTLFGQSSGAMCISGLMMSPLARGLFHRAISQSGTAALRAFITPDPLKVAKTVARLAGCTYNSTRILVDCLRARSGAEVMHVSKKMGFFHLNSQKDPQEVVWFMSPVVDGVVFPDDPAVLLSQGQVAPVPYLLGVNNLEFSWLLPFIMKISLNQFIMRKGIITKLLWRTSTLLNITKEQLPLVIEEYLGDIDDRDWKMLRNRLMDLAGDAIFVYSTLQAAHHHRVSLFLDAGFPVYLYEFEHHTPTGVIIKPCTDGADHGDEIHFIFGNPFSKGHSTVEEKALSLQMMKYWANFARTGNPNGGKLPYWPRYNEEEKYLQLDFITRVGVKLKEEKMAFWMRLYQH, encoded by the exons ATGAGTTGGATTCTATACCTGAGCCTCACCCTTTGCCTGATGGTGCAGACAGCCCTGG GTGCTCAGCACACCAAGGAACCTCTAGTGATTACCAAATATGGGACCCTCCAAGGAAAACAGATGCACATTGGGAAGACACCCATCAATGTCTTCCTAGGAGTGCCCTTCTCCAGACCACCTGTGGGTGTCCTCAGGTTTGctgccccagagcctccagagccCTGGGAAGGAATCAAAAACGCCACCACCTATGCCCCTGC GTGCCTTCAGGAGTCCTGGGGACAGATCACCTCCATGTACTTCAACACGCGGAAACAGTACAAGTGGCTGCGCTTCAGTGAGGACTGTCTGTACCTGAACGTGTACGCTCCAGTGCGAGCGCGTGGGGACGCTCCGTTGCCG GTGATGGTCTGGTTCCCAGGAGGTGCCTTCCTCGTGGGCTCCGCTTCCACGTACGATGGCACGCAGCTGGCCTCTCGCGAGAAAGTGGTGCTCGTGCTTCTGCAGCACAGGCTCGGCATCCTAGGTTTCCTGag CACGGGCGACAGCCAGGCCCGCGGGAACTGGGCGCTGCTGGACCAGGTGGCTGCTTTGCGCTGGGTGCAAGAGAACATCGCAGCCTTCGGCGGAGACCCACGCTGCGTGACCCTGTTTGGCCAGTCTTCGGGGGCCATGTGTATTTCGGGACTG aTGATGTCACCCCTAGCCCGCGGTCTCTTTCATCGGGCCATTTCCCAGAGCGGCACCGCAGCACTCAGAGCCTTCATCACTCCTGACCCGCTGAAGGTGGCCAAG ACAGTTGCCCGCCTGGCAGGCTGTACCTACAACAGCACACGGATTCTGGTAGACTGCCTGAGGGCACGATCAGGGGCTGAGGTGATGCATGTATCTAAGAAGATG GGATTCTTCCACCTGAACTCCCAGAAAGACCCTCAGGAG GTTGTGTGGTTCATGAGCCCGGTGGTGGATGGTGTGGTGTTCCCAGATGACCCAGCGGTGCTCCTGAGCCAGGGGCAAGTTGCACCTGTGCCCTATCTTCTGGGTGTCAACAACCTGGAGTTCAGTTGGCTCTTACCTTTT ATCATGAAGATCTCACTAAACCAGTTCATAATGAGAAAAGGAATCATCACCAAGCTGCTCTGGAGAACCAGTACCCTGTTG AATATCACCAAAGAGCAGTTACCACTGGTGATAGAGGAGTACCTGGGTGACATTGATGACCGTGACTGGAAAATGTTAAGAAACCGTTTAATGGACCTAGCTGGGGATGCGATCTTTGTGTACTCCACACTACAGGCTGCCCACCACCACAGAG tttccctattCCTAGATGCTGGCTTCCCTGTCTACCTgtatgagtttgagcaccacactCCCACCGGCGTCAtcatcaagccctgcactgatgGGGCAGACCACGGGGATGAGATCCACTTCATCTTTGGGAATCCCTTCTCCAAAG GCCATTCCACGGTTGAGGAGAAAGCACTGAGCCTCCAGATGATGAAATACTGGGCCAACTTTGCCCGTACAGG AAACCCCAATGGTGGGAAGCTGCCTTACTGGCCACGCTATAACGAGGAGGAGAAGTACCTGCAGTTGGATTTCATCACGAGGGTGGGTGTGAAGCTCAAGGAGGAGAAGATGGCCTTTTGGATGAGACTATACCAGCATTAA